A DNA window from Iodobacter ciconiae contains the following coding sequences:
- the ampD gene encoding 1,6-anhydro-N-acetylmuramyl-L-alanine amidase AmpD encodes MQFDEQGWLDQARIIPSPNCDARAPNTVVDMVVIHNIHLPPGQPFGGDDIECLFTNTLNTAKHPAYAELSRLRVSAHFLIRRSGELLQFVPCMQRAWHAGVSSWQGRERCNDFSIGIELEGSDFVPFEAAQYQILNKLLKALAIQYPLKYLLGHSQIAPGRKTDPGPFFDWGHIALPQDLSKKSVFLQRPAL; translated from the coding sequence ATGCAATTTGATGAGCAGGGCTGGTTAGATCAGGCGCGGATTATACCTAGTCCCAATTGCGATGCTCGTGCGCCGAATACGGTTGTGGATATGGTGGTGATTCATAATATTCATTTGCCGCCGGGGCAGCCTTTTGGCGGGGATGATATCGAATGCCTATTTACTAACACCTTAAATACGGCTAAGCATCCGGCATACGCTGAATTATCCAGATTACGGGTATCTGCGCATTTTTTGATTCGCCGCAGTGGGGAGTTGTTGCAATTTGTCCCTTGTATGCAGAGGGCCTGGCATGCCGGGGTGTCCAGCTGGCAGGGCAGGGAGCGTTGTAATGATTTTTCGATAGGAATCGAGCTTGAGGGCTCTGATTTTGTGCCGTTTGAAGCCGCTCAGTATCAGATACTAAACAAGCTGCTGAAGGCTTTAGCTATTCAATATCCATTGAAGTACCTGCTGGGTCACAGCCAGATTGCGCCGGGTAGGAAAACCGATCCGGGGCCTTTTTTTGACTGGGGTCATATTGCACTGCCGCAAGATTTGTCCAAAAAGTCAGTTTTTTTACAAAGGCCAGCGTTATAA
- a CDS encoding sigma-54-dependent transcriptional regulator, with product MAKKINKNSKRVLVVDDEHDLAELLELTLIKMGLDVDCAYGVQDACARLDRAAYDLCLTDMRMPDGEGLEIIRHIQAKGMDVPVAVITAYGSTDNAVAALKAGAFDYLAKPVALDQLRLLVKSALALDDMLVLDVSDRPLLGESAAMQHTLELISKLAKSQAPVYVTGESGSGKERAARLIHGSSSRAKQPFVAVNCGAIPENLMESEFFGHKKGAFTGANEDRDGFFHAANGGTLFLDEVADLPLAMQVKLLRVIQERKVRKLGATAEDALDVRIISATHQSLSQCVEAGRFRQDLYYRLNVIELRMPALREMGSDVLVIARHVLARVAKLNGQKLPDFAADALTALQRYDFPGNVRELENVLERALALADGCAITAADLQLSLSDHEDEEGLDLGEKFPLQDYLDRVEKQAILEALEKTRFNRTQAAKILGLTFRSLRYRLDRLGIQ from the coding sequence ATGGCTAAAAAAATCAATAAAAACAGTAAGCGTGTACTGGTGGTTGACGATGAGCATGATCTTGCTGAGCTGCTGGAACTTACGCTCATAAAAATGGGGCTGGATGTAGATTGTGCTTATGGAGTGCAAGATGCATGTGCAAGGCTAGATCGTGCGGCGTATGACCTGTGCCTTACCGATATGCGGATGCCCGATGGTGAGGGGCTGGAAATCATCCGGCATATTCAAGCAAAAGGAATGGATGTGCCGGTGGCAGTGATTACTGCCTATGGCAGTACTGACAATGCGGTGGCGGCGCTAAAAGCAGGCGCATTTGATTACCTGGCTAAACCGGTGGCTTTGGATCAGCTGCGTTTATTGGTTAAATCGGCTTTAGCCCTTGATGATATGCTGGTGTTGGATGTGAGCGATCGCCCTTTATTGGGTGAATCTGCCGCCATGCAGCACACATTGGAGCTGATTTCCAAATTGGCTAAAAGTCAGGCTCCTGTTTATGTAACGGGAGAATCCGGCTCTGGCAAAGAGCGGGCTGCGCGTTTGATCCACGGCAGCTCCAGCCGTGCCAAGCAGCCTTTTGTGGCAGTAAATTGTGGGGCTATTCCTGAAAATTTAATGGAAAGTGAATTTTTCGGACATAAAAAAGGTGCTTTTACTGGCGCAAATGAAGACAGAGATGGTTTTTTTCATGCCGCAAATGGCGGTACCTTGTTTTTAGATGAGGTGGCTGATCTTCCGCTTGCCATGCAGGTCAAACTATTACGGGTGATTCAGGAACGTAAAGTGCGCAAACTGGGGGCGACGGCCGAGGATGCGCTGGATGTGCGGATTATCTCTGCCACGCACCAAAGTCTGAGCCAGTGTGTGGAAGCAGGGCGGTTCAGGCAGGATTTATATTATCGCCTGAATGTGATTGAGCTGCGTATGCCGGCTTTAAGGGAAATGGGCAGTGATGTCTTGGTGATTGCCCGGCATGTGCTGGCGAGAGTGGCTAAGTTAAATGGCCAGAAGTTACCTGACTTTGCTGCAGATGCACTCACTGCACTTCAGCGCTACGATTTTCCTGGCAATGTGCGCGAGCTGGAAAACGTACTGGAGCGTGCTCTGGCTCTGGCTGATGGATGCGCTATTACGGCGGCGGATTTGCAACTTAGCCTTAGCGATCATGAGGATGAAGAAGGGCTGGATCTGGGGGAAAAATTCCCTTTGCAGGATTATTTGGATCGGGTTGAGAAGCAGGCCATTCTAGAGGCTCTGGAAAAAACACGGTTTAACCGTACTCAGGCCGCTAAAATACTCGGCCTCACTTTCCGAAGCCTGCGTTATCGCCTAGACCGGTTGGGAATTCAGTAA
- a CDS encoding potassium transporter Kup — MTSASSLDRDPKKIAGLAVGAIGVVYGDIGTSPLYTLKECFNHAELTLSAFNVLGILSLIFWGLMLVVSLKYVVFILRADNRGEGGVLSLMALALRSAAPGSRKYAVIVGLGLFGAALFYGDSMITPAVSVLSALEGIGVISHQLDAYIIPVTIIVLIGLFMMQARGTASIGKLFGPVMLIWFAILAALGVWNIIKSPDVLAAMNPIHAVHFFAAEPGLAFILLGAVVLSLTGAEALYADMGHFGRPAIRYAWFLLVLPALVLNYFGQGALLLHTPEAIKNPFFLMAPAWALAPLVVLATCATVIASQAVISGAYSMTSQAVQLGFCPRMDIQHTSENEIGQIYIPQINWFLLVSVILLVLAFRTSSNLAAAYGFAVTCTMVITTLLAFIVLGRDASRVNRLLIWFVLSFLLVIDLAFFSANLLKLHEGGWFPLMIGLMVFALLTTWKYGRKLLSERMHDGELPLAGFVEALEASPPQRVEGTAIFMTASTDSVPHALLHNLKHNKVLHEHVVFMTVLTMDIPYVAARERVVVRKLGESFCQIIATYGFKEEPSVPAILAQVELLQPELEFDSMLTSYFLSRETIVEAKYPAMSWWRRNLFSIMSRNATRATNFFKIPPNRVVEMGMQVEM; from the coding sequence ATGACTTCAGCATCAAGCTTGGATCGTGACCCAAAAAAAATAGCCGGTTTGGCAGTCGGAGCGATCGGCGTCGTTTATGGCGATATTGGCACCAGCCCGCTCTATACACTTAAAGAGTGCTTTAACCACGCAGAGCTGACTTTATCTGCTTTTAATGTGCTGGGCATTCTATCCCTGATTTTTTGGGGGTTGATGTTGGTTGTATCTTTGAAATACGTTGTATTCATTTTGCGAGCGGATAACCGTGGTGAAGGCGGCGTGTTGTCCCTTATGGCTTTAGCGCTGCGCTCTGCGGCCCCCGGCTCGCGAAAATATGCGGTGATTGTTGGCCTGGGCCTATTTGGTGCGGCTTTATTTTACGGTGATAGCATGATTACCCCTGCGGTATCCGTGCTCTCTGCCTTAGAAGGGATTGGGGTGATTTCGCATCAGCTTGATGCTTATATTATCCCTGTCACCATTATTGTTCTGATTGGCCTGTTTATGATGCAGGCACGAGGTACGGCCAGTATTGGCAAGCTGTTTGGCCCTGTCATGTTGATCTGGTTTGCTATTCTTGCAGCGCTTGGTGTCTGGAATATCATTAAATCCCCAGATGTGCTGGCTGCAATGAACCCTATCCATGCGGTGCATTTCTTTGCTGCAGAGCCGGGTCTGGCCTTTATATTATTGGGCGCGGTGGTGCTGTCTCTGACTGGGGCTGAGGCGCTGTATGCAGATATGGGCCACTTTGGCCGGCCTGCTATCCGTTATGCATGGTTTTTACTGGTGCTGCCTGCTCTGGTTTTAAATTACTTTGGTCAGGGTGCTTTGCTTTTACATACCCCCGAGGCGATTAAAAACCCTTTCTTTTTGATGGCTCCGGCCTGGGCTCTTGCGCCGCTGGTAGTGCTGGCAACGTGCGCCACCGTCATTGCATCACAAGCGGTGATATCAGGTGCATACTCGATGACCAGCCAGGCCGTACAGCTTGGTTTTTGTCCACGTATGGATATCCAACATACTTCTGAGAATGAGATCGGCCAGATTTACATCCCGCAAATTAACTGGTTCCTGCTGGTTTCAGTGATTCTCTTGGTGCTGGCTTTCCGCACTTCTAGTAATCTGGCTGCGGCTTATGGCTTTGCTGTAACGTGTACGATGGTGATTACTACCCTGCTGGCGTTTATTGTGCTGGGGCGTGATGCTTCCCGTGTGAATCGCCTGCTGATCTGGTTTGTTTTGTCGTTCTTACTAGTGATCGATTTAGCATTTTTCTCTGCCAATTTGCTCAAGTTACACGAAGGTGGCTGGTTCCCTCTTATGATTGGCCTTATGGTGTTTGCTTTGCTGACAACATGGAAATATGGCCGCAAGCTGCTGAGTGAGCGCATGCACGACGGTGAGCTCCCTCTGGCCGGTTTTGTTGAAGCTTTGGAAGCAAGCCCGCCACAACGCGTTGAAGGAACCGCTATTTTTATGACTGCGAGCACGGATTCGGTGCCCCACGCCCTGCTACATAATTTAAAACATAATAAAGTGTTGCACGAGCACGTGGTATTTATGACTGTGTTAACGATGGATATTCCCTATGTGGCCGCGCGTGAGCGGGTAGTGGTGCGTAAATTAGGTGAGAGTTTCTGTCAGATCATTGCCACTTACGGTTTTAAAGAAGAGCCGAGTGTGCCCGCTATTCTGGCTCAGGTAGAGCTATTACAACCCGAGCTTGAGTTTGATAGCATGCTGACATCCTATTTCCTTTCACGGGAAACAATTGTCGAAGCCAAATATCCGGCTATGAGCTGGTGGCGCAGGAATCTCTTTAGCATCATGAGTCGTAATGCAAC